The genomic DNA TACAAGCCCGACCTTGCCAGTGAATATCCGGTAATTCTTCTTACCATTTTTGACATATATGTGTTTGGGACGGTAGGAATCATAtgttcttattttctttgtttccaaATTGAGTTTGgactatttatatttttaactttGAGTGATACGTTTCTAGGCCTTTTTATCCTAATTTATCATTCCTGTGAAATGTTTGTAGGTTGTTGACGGAAAGCTTTCTCAGACTTGTTATCTGAAGGCTCTTGATTCTTGCTACAAGGAATTATGTAAAAAGTGAGTTCTTGTAAAAATACTGAAGTCATTTGACTTTGTTGTATTGTTTTCGCTATTATTTGTTCCTATGTAAATGCctaattgttttctttctttctatagGTATGAGAAATTGGAAGGTAAACAATTTTCTATCGCTGATGCTGAGTACTTCGTATTTCATTCTCCCTATAACAAGGTATATATTCTTAGAACTTGTGATCTTGCAATTGATCTTTCTTTCTGGTTtacaattgagattttgaatgtttttcttttccttttaaaataatttgtgCTTTGATTTGTTGCAGCTTGTACAAAAAAGCTTTGCTCGTTTGGTGTTCAATGACGCCGTAAGGAATGCAAGGTACTTGTTTTTCCTCAATCCCGTCTAAGAATCATAATGCTCCGGACATTTATTCTTAATGTATGTTTACGTGGtgatttattttctctctttccatACGTAGCTCCATCGATGAGGCGGGTAAAGAAAAGCTGGCTCCATTTGCTGACCTTCCTGGTGATGATAGCTACAATAGCCGGGATCTTGAAAAGGTACTGTTAAAACCCTTGAAAATTCCTATTATACTTGCAACTTTCTCGGTTCCTTTGATTGTGAGCATAGTCTTTAATTATATCTGCTGATCATTGTACACGATTTATTTAACTACAGGCATCCCAGCAAGTCGCTAAGCCCCTATACGACGCTAAGGTTGTACCAACAACTTTGGTACCAAAGCAAGTTGGAAACATGTACACTGCATCTCTTTATGCGGCATTTGTATCCCTCCTCCACAACAAGCACAGCTCCTTGGTAAATCCCATAAATTTCTTATCCAAAAGGCTCGACTTCTCCTCTGTACATTTTGGCCTAATAAGTTTTGTTTGATAACAGGATGGCAAGCGGGTGATACTGTTCTCTTATGGAAGTGGCTCAACTGCAACCATGTTCTCATTGCGTCTCAATGCTGGTCAACAGCCCTTTAGCTTGGAGAACATCGCAGCTGTGATGAATGTTGGAGAGAAGTTGAAGGCAAGACATGAGGTACTAGTTTTTTCCCTCCTTTTTCTGTAAGCATAGTCGTACCATTCAGATACGAACAAACTTTATTTTTCTCAAGTAATGCTTGCGTCTTTGAGGAATAATCTTGATTACAATGTGATTCCAATAAATCATACTGCTCATTACTTTGTTTTTGAAACTGCCATGTTAAAATCCTTGGCAACACGAAAGCCATCTTCCTCTGCCCGGAACGTTGTCATGCACGATGATGCATTTAACACCACGTTTAATTGAGTGCTATTGAAAATTAGAACCATGTGCTGTCCAACGGGAATTCGGTTGAGTTATCACGCTTGATAAATTAGAAAAGCACCTCGGTAAGGAATTCATTTATTGAACAACGTGTGTTTTTGATGCAGTTCCCTCCCGGGAAGTTTGTTGAAGTGATGAAGATCATGGAGCACAGGTATGGAGGCAAAGACTTTGTGACCAACCAGGACATTAGCCTTCTACTTCCAGGCACATACTATCTTACCGAAGTCGACTCTAAGTACCGTAGATTCTATGCCAAGAAGGATGCGGCCGCCATCTCCAATGCCAACGGTGTGGTTGCCAACGGTCACTGATGGACGTAATTCAAGCCGGTCACACGGTTAAGTTGAGATTATGATGCTAGATGTCAGTTGTAACTCGTAAAACAGAACATGCTGGCCTCCGTAAGTTTGTATGTTAAAAGCAAATAGTTTGATCGGCAGCTAAGTATTGTCAggttaaaaaattgtttttgtttcttcttatttttctttttaataaaattgttgAATGATAATGATGGTCCACGATTGGTGAAAAGGAAGATCACAAGCCCATGATCACAAGCCCATGTTTCGTAGCTTGTTTTTCTACTTGTACTTGCAAAAGCATTCTTGAAAAAGTACACACGAAATAATTGctgcattcttttttttttatgaagaacCCGGATCTCgacggatcctctttgtgagaattcgtgaatcatatccgttcattatatattatctggtcataaattattttaaatatttttaattaaaattaaatacaaataatatctaataaaaactgatcATATGATGTACGATGTACAGATGCGATTTACGGATTCCTAGAATCTTCACCAAAAGAATCccgagaggatcctgttggtttTTCTCATTCTCTGTGCTCATATTTCCTTGTCCTAGTTTGGTATGCCGTATTAGACTACGGATAGGAATAATAGTGCGAGAGAGGTGTTTGGCTCATTTTGGATTAAATTAGCCGCCAATTAAATATCCCGGGCTCACTTATTTAGTATGGCTCACACTTGCTAAAGAATACCCTTCAAAAGCTTAAGGGGATAGTTTAGCGGGTTCAAAAGTTAAGGATAATTTAAACGCGTTTTGTTGAGATTCTTGAAAATGAGTCCCACATTATTGGTAGGAGAGACATTGCATGAgtttataagaggttgagctattccccatattaccaattggttttatagtggaatctcaactttcttcatggtattaaACCAGGTTGTCCCATGAGCTTATAAAATTAGTACATGTGCTTCACGTCACCCAagttgtgttgttcacgtgttagacttgaaaattcgccacacgggagggggcgtgttgagaataagtctcacattgatgggaggagggactTTACATAAGCTTATAAGAGGTTTGACTACTCACTATATTATCAATTGGTTTTAGAggaaaacctcaactttcttcacgtTCTATCTTCACTCTCAAACGAATCTGCACCTTCTCTGTTTTCTCTTCCTATTCATCACGAACTTCATCTGATGttctttgttcttcttcctcctcatgtATTCCATCTCTGGTTTTATACT from Pyrus communis chromosome 17, drPyrComm1.1, whole genome shotgun sequence includes the following:
- the LOC137722912 gene encoding hydroxymethylglutaryl-CoA synthase-like, producing the protein MAKNVGILAVDIYFPPTCIQQEALEAHDGASKGKYTIGLGQDCMAFCSEVEDVISMSLTVVTSLLEKYGIDPKQIGRLEVGSETVIDKSKSIKTFLMTIFEKHGNTDIEGVDSTNACYGGTAALFNCVNWVESSSWDGRYGLVVCTDSAVYAEGPARPTGGAAAIAMLIGPDAPVAFESKIRGSHMAHVYDFYKPDLASEYPVVDGKLSQTCYLKALDSCYKELCKKYEKLEGKQFSIADAEYFVFHSPYNKLVQKSFARLVFNDAVRNASSIDEAGKEKLAPFADLPGDDSYNSRDLEKASQQVAKPLYDAKVVPTTLVPKQVGNMYTASLYAAFVSLLHNKHSSLDGKRVILFSYGSGSTATMFSLRLNAGQQPFSLENIAAVMNVGEKLKARHEFPPGKFVEVMKIMEHRYGGKDFVTNQDISLLLPGTYYLTEVDSKYRRFYAKKDAAAISNANGVVANGH